A DNA window from Alligator mississippiensis isolate rAllMis1 chromosome 11, rAllMis1, whole genome shotgun sequence contains the following coding sequences:
- the LOC106738136 gene encoding keratin, type I cytoskeletal 9: protein MARGDHGGSPLHLAPILLLLLCLHLPGTVSRGDQGMDGEQLEPLPSGVDAGMEPKGFLTPQIRRGRVRPPWSYGRPPGNEYERPDGGQFGSYGGPFGPYGGDSSSGIPGRLHGGSTYGSSGGSSSGSYGSGGVRPMVYGSSCSETFREDGSEPSGSSCPGSGGSGLGGQGASSYGSSAEGRPKLPGKSCPESLANGGSGSSRRPCSRPPRGARIELIGQGRPNMYPGSSSGPSEGYISGSYDGGRSESYLGGSSRSAWGGRRNQPGSFGAAGSGSYGNAEWGDSAGSFSGYRDSSSSGHIRLQAKPSGIPYILGISGLGRRTAFIPVHKDPENSGMGSPSGSDGSVLLRPHDKDPDVPSVAPLSERLNLGNTDYHSPGNAADAADKEGAGMGSGDVATSGSDFSDPTVHGDA from the exons ATGGCTCGTGGTGATCATGGGGGGTCACCCCTTCACTTGGCTCCTATACTCCTCTTGCTTTTGTGTCTCCATTTGCCAG GTACTGTATCCAGAGGTGACCAGGGGATGGATGGGGAGCAACTGGAACCACTGCCCTCAGGAGTGgatgctggcatggagcccaaAGGGTTCTTGACGCCCCAGATCCGACGGGGCCGGGTAAGACCACCTTGGTCCTATGGAAGACCACCTGGAAATGAGTATGAAAGACCTGATGGTGGACAATTTGGGTCATATGGAGGACCCTTTGGACCATATGGAGGAGACAGCTCTTCTGGAATACCTGGTAGACTGCATGGAGGAAGCACATATGGGTCATCTGGAGGTTCTAGTTCTGGATCATATGGAAGTGGTGGGGTTAGACCTATGGTATATGGAAGCTCCTGCTCTGAAACATTTAGAGAAGATGGGTCTGAGCCATCTGGAAGTTCCTGCCCTGGGTCAGGAGGAAGTGGGCttggagggcagggagcttcAAGTTATGGATCATCTGCAGAGGGCAGGCCTAAACTACCTGGAAAATCCTGCCCTGAATCACTTGCAAATGGTGGGTCTGGATCATCCAGGCGCCCCTGCTCCCGACCTCCTAGAGGAGCTAGAATTGAATTAATTGGACAAGGTAGGCCTAATATGTACCCAGGTTCCAGTTCTGGACCATCTGAGGGATACATCTCTGGATCTTATGATGGAGGCAGGTCTGAATCATATCTTGGAGGTAGTTCCAGATCAGcttggggaggcaggaggaacCAGCCAGGATCATTTGGGGCAGCTGGATCTGGATCATATGGAAATGCTGAGTGGGGTGACTCTGCAGGCAGCTTCTCAGGGTACAGGGACTCCAGTTCCTCTGGGCATATCCGGCTACAGGCTAAGCCCTCAGGCATCCCCTACATACTGGGTATCAGTGGCCTGGGCCGACGCACAGCGTTCATTCCAGTTCACAAGGATCCAGAGAACTCTGGCATGGGCAGTCCTTCTGGGTCAGATGGGTCAGTCCTTCTACGCCCACATGACAAGGATCCTGATGTCCCCTCTGTGGCACCCCTCTCTGAGCGCCTGAACCTTGGCAACACTGACTACCACTCTCCGGGgaatgctgctgatgctgctgataaagagggagcagggatgggcagtGGAGATGTTGCCACCTCTGGGAGCGACTTCTCTGATCCTACTGTGCATGGTGATGCTTAG